A genomic region of Arachis stenosperma cultivar V10309 chromosome 9, arast.V10309.gnm1.PFL2, whole genome shotgun sequence contains the following coding sequences:
- the LOC130949975 gene encoding uncharacterized protein LOC130949975 → MDYERARAERKLQLQELESLRLEAYENSRLYKEKVKAVHDKSIKRGDLVLLYNSRMRLMPGKLNFRWDGLYRVERVEPYGVFHLSHPSSYELIKVNGHRLKLFHGEKMAKNQELEIFLLEDPLTAED, encoded by the coding sequence atggaCTATGAGAGAGCCAGAGCTGAACGGAAGTTGCAACTACAAGAATTAGAGAGCCTTCGCCTTGAAGCTTATGAAAACTCTAGGTTGTATAAAGAGAAGGTGAAGGCTGTGCATGACAAGAGCATTAAGAGAGGGGACTTAGTCCTACTTTACAACTCCAGAATGCgactcatgccaggcaagctgAATTTCAGATGGGATGGTCTGTATCGAGTAGAGCGGGTGGAACCATACGGAGTCTTTCACTTGAGCCATCCTTCAAGCTATGAACTTATCAAGGTCAATGGACATCGCTTGAAGTTATTCCATGGTGAAAAGATGGCGAAAAACCAGGAACTAGAGATCTTTCTCTTAGAAGATCCGCTCACAGCAGAAgactga